From one Caldithrix abyssi DSM 13497 genomic stretch:
- a CDS encoding DUF58 domain-containing protein, with protein MNAWALIFTGLGILILSGAIFWYWRRLRQLEKSAQQMVQNGESQAIPRELLKKVKQIEISTRNIVNEVFSGEYHSVFKGRGMEFAEVREYQPGDDIRLIDWNVTARMGHPFIKLFQEERELTVMLLVDVSSSGSFGTEKQLKREVAAELSAVLAFSAIKNNDKVGLIIFSDRIEKFIPPRKGKTHVLRVIREILFYKPRDAATNINEALEFLSRVIKRKSTVFLISDFLAEDFKKSLQIANKKHDIIAVSIVDPREVALPNAGMIELEDAETGETIVIDTTSGQLRDEFHINAMKQREELKSLFQSIGVDHINIFTDQSYVQPINKFFRMRAKRMGA; from the coding sequence ATGAATGCATGGGCTTTAATATTTACGGGGCTGGGGATTTTAATATTAAGCGGGGCCATTTTCTGGTATTGGCGCCGTTTGCGTCAGTTAGAAAAGAGCGCACAACAAATGGTGCAAAACGGTGAAAGCCAGGCCATTCCGCGCGAATTACTTAAAAAAGTCAAACAGATTGAAATCTCCACACGCAATATTGTGAACGAAGTTTTTTCCGGAGAATACCATTCCGTTTTCAAAGGCCGCGGAATGGAATTTGCCGAAGTGCGTGAATACCAGCCCGGCGACGACATCCGCCTGATCGACTGGAACGTTACGGCGCGCATGGGGCATCCATTTATCAAGCTGTTTCAGGAAGAGCGGGAATTGACCGTCATGTTGCTGGTGGATGTCAGTTCCAGCGGTTCGTTCGGCACAGAGAAACAACTCAAACGCGAAGTGGCCGCCGAGCTTTCCGCAGTGCTGGCCTTTTCTGCCATTAAAAATAATGATAAGGTGGGGCTGATTATTTTTTCCGACCGCATTGAAAAATTTATTCCGCCGCGTAAGGGCAAAACACATGTTTTGCGCGTGATTCGCGAGATTCTCTTTTACAAACCGCGTGATGCCGCCACCAACATCAATGAAGCGCTTGAGTTTTTAAGTCGCGTAATCAAACGAAAGAGCACGGTCTTCTTAATTTCCGATTTTCTGGCCGAGGATTTTAAAAAGTCGTTGCAAATTGCCAATAAAAAACACGACATCATTGCCGTTAGTATTGTGGACCCGCGCGAGGTCGCTTTGCCCAATGCGGGAATGATCGAACTGGAAGACGCCGAAACCGGCGAAACCATTGTGATCGACACCACCAGCGGCCAGTTGCGCGATGAATTTCATATAAACGCCATGAAGCAGCGAGAGGAATTGAAATCGCTCTTCCAGTCCATTGGCGTGGATCACATTAATATTTTTACCGATCAATCGTATGTTCAGCCCATCAATAAATTTTTTAGGATGCGGGCAAAGCGTATGGGTGCGTAA
- a CDS encoding tetratricopeptide repeat protein: protein MVRKALVVMIAGMIVFSACQKEEKTRIAENDVLQLANAYYTNGLYEAAVRQYLQYLKDYPLPTGRVANTYYTIGDIYFERIKDYEKALEYYLKVKYLFPESPLQKEVGKKIVACLERLERSQDAMRMMQSEAALDTSGLSRNRPGQVLAEIGERKITQGDLDFEISKLPPAVQEQFNDPQKKRELLQQLILQDLLYESARRQGLDKNKEVIEGVFQAKKALMANKLLQKELADKVKLEEEELELYYKANKERYAERDDKGRVIRQKSFDEVRQQVAQDLLMEKQQKAYQELAERLMKAEGVKIYERRIR from the coding sequence ATGGTGCGAAAAGCTCTGGTTGTGATGATTGCCGGAATGATTGTTTTTAGCGCGTGTCAAAAAGAAGAAAAAACGCGCATTGCCGAAAACGATGTTTTGCAACTGGCGAACGCTTATTACACCAACGGTCTTTACGAAGCGGCGGTGCGTCAATATTTGCAGTATTTAAAGGACTATCCTTTGCCGACGGGAAGGGTGGCCAACACCTATTACACCATTGGCGATATCTATTTTGAGCGCATCAAAGATTACGAAAAGGCGCTGGAATATTATCTTAAAGTTAAATATCTCTTTCCGGAAAGTCCGCTGCAAAAAGAAGTGGGCAAAAAAATCGTGGCCTGCCTGGAACGGCTGGAACGGTCGCAGGACGCCATGCGCATGATGCAAAGCGAAGCGGCGCTGGACACCTCCGGTTTGTCCCGGAACCGGCCGGGACAGGTGCTGGCTGAAATCGGTGAACGAAAAATCACGCAGGGCGATCTGGACTTTGAGATCAGCAAGCTGCCCCCCGCCGTTCAGGAGCAGTTTAACGATCCGCAAAAAAAGAGGGAACTTTTACAGCAATTGATTTTACAAGATTTGTTGTACGAATCGGCCAGACGGCAGGGATTGGATAAAAACAAAGAAGTGATTGAAGGCGTTTTTCAGGCCAAAAAGGCGTTGATGGCCAACAAACTGTTGCAAAAGGAATTGGCCGACAAAGTTAAGCTGGAAGAGGAAGAGCTGGAGCTGTACTACAAAGCCAATAAAGAACGCTACGCGGAAAGAGACGACAAGGGCAGGGTGATCCGTCAAAAATCGTTTGATGAAGTGCGGCAGCAGGTGGCGCAGGATCTATTGATGGAAAAACAGCAAAAAGCCTATCAGGAGCTGGCGGAACGAT
- a CDS encoding AAA family ATPase has product MHPDIKAINEKIAQESAFVEKIMAEVSKVIVGQTYMIERLLIGLLSNGHILLEGVPGLAKTLTVKTLSQTIQTKFQRIQFTPDLLPADLIGTLIYNQKDGQFTTKKGPIFSNLILADEINRSPAKVQSALLEAMQERQVTIGENTFPLEEPFLVLATQNPIEQEGTYPLPEAQVDRFMLKLSVGYPSKEEELEIIRRQTRKETVEPQAVISPRELIKARDVVKEVYVDEKIEKYVVDVVFATRYPEEFGLDELKGLITYGASPRASIFLTQAAKAHAFLRGRGYVTPEDVRAISMDVMRHRIILSYEAEAEELSTEDVIRKVLNRVEVP; this is encoded by the coding sequence ATGCATCCTGACATTAAAGCGATCAATGAAAAGATAGCGCAAGAAAGCGCCTTTGTCGAAAAGATTATGGCGGAAGTGAGCAAGGTGATTGTCGGGCAAACCTACATGATTGAACGCCTGTTGATCGGCTTGCTTTCCAACGGACACATTTTGTTAGAGGGCGTGCCCGGCCTGGCTAAAACCTTAACGGTCAAAACGCTTTCACAAACCATACAAACCAAATTTCAACGCATTCAGTTTACCCCCGATCTTTTACCCGCCGACCTGATCGGTACCTTAATTTACAATCAAAAAGACGGTCAGTTTACCACTAAAAAAGGCCCGATTTTCAGTAACCTGATTTTAGCCGACGAAATTAACCGTTCGCCGGCCAAGGTGCAGAGCGCTCTTTTAGAAGCCATGCAGGAGCGGCAGGTAACCATTGGCGAAAATACCTTTCCCCTGGAAGAACCATTTCTGGTTCTGGCCACACAAAACCCCATTGAGCAGGAAGGCACCTATCCTCTGCCCGAAGCGCAGGTAGATCGCTTTATGCTGAAATTAAGCGTAGGCTACCCGAGCAAGGAAGAAGAACTGGAAATTATCCGCAGGCAGACCAGAAAAGAAACGGTTGAGCCACAGGCGGTCATCAGCCCACGGGAATTGATTAAAGCGCGCGATGTGGTCAAAGAAGTTTACGTGGATGAGAAAATAGAGAAATATGTGGTAGATGTTGTGTTTGCCACGCGCTATCCGGAGGAATTCGGTCTGGATGAACTTAAAGGCCTGATCACTTATGGCGCCAGTCCGCGCGCTTCTATTTTCCTCACTCAGGCTGCCAAAGCGCACGCTTTTTTACGCGGAAGAGGCTACGTAACGCCCGAAGATGTGCGAGCCATCAGTATGGATGTTATGCGTCATCGCATCATTCTTTCGTACGAGGCCGAGGCCGAAGAATTGAGCACGGAAGACGTCATCCGCAAGGTGTTAAATCGCGTTGAAGTTCCATGA